One part of the Mytilus trossulus isolate FHL-02 chromosome 11, PNRI_Mtr1.1.1.hap1, whole genome shotgun sequence genome encodes these proteins:
- the LOC134691083 gene encoding uncharacterized protein LOC134691083 isoform X1: protein MDSTPRKKSPDTSKTMEKFDIKIERSKPCVLEEIVDLLKKFLEYCLWCLSCGCYHRPSDSKSFNGNGYEMILLDSEKKAVQNLLHYMELEASGDPVLTEEHIRAMCILTYSDNEELQKSAALCFTEVSERMSAPLTIPIARPLVELLRSRDIQVQKAATLAVSNFCMVGPGQNKDVLVTCGVIPPLVQLLHSRNVEVQCNTCGCITSLATSDSNKQLIVNNHGIRPLINLMKSTDIRVQRNAAGAILNLTHLQSYRNDLVTKGAIPVLIDILHSSDIDVQYYVAASLSNLAVNDKHRTMMTAIGHYAVIKQLVKLMSTKKERVKCQACFALRNIASDDENQIIIVQFGALPHLHNIIKSKASHKDTLGAAVACLRNLSIHRANEIPLISEKIIPDLRPILCDSSNSEAQRHAAGTLRNLAVGDHHRIIIDNDCIEAMTFVLMDIDTKLTVLAEITAALAILTDEDDVKLKILQLHNGKCFTKLVTMATLSSHSDVQYNSVGILGQLSLVALPESLKIENRKGILLYIDMFLKSPDPNFIHVALWTLVQLLKDPFFLQAFREHDIEQVITKIHQISSQPTTIDELAETALSMLRGEGSPTSSDD from the exons acTTCCAAAACCATGGAAAAGTTTGACATTAAAATAGAGAGGTCTAAACCTTGTGTGTTAGAGGAGATTGTGGACCTACTAAAGAAGTTCCTAGAGTACTGTTTGTGGTGTTTGTCATGTGGATGTTATCACAGACCGTCAGACTCAAAGTCATTCAATGGGAACGGATATGAGATGATTTTATTAGACAGTGAGAAGAAAGCTGTACAGAATCTTCTACATTATATGGAATTAG AAGCCAGTGGTGATCCAGTATTAACAGAGGAACACATCAGAGCCATGTGTATATTAACATACTCAGATAATGAAGAATTACAGAAATCTGCTGCTCTTTGTTTCACAGAAGTCAGTGAAAGAA tgtCAGCACCTCTGACAATACCTATAGCACGGCCCCTGGTGGAGCTACTTAGATCACGTGATATACAAGTACAGAAAGCTGCAACATTGGCTGTCAGTAACTTTTGCATGGTTGGACCAG gtCAGAATAAAGATGTGTTAGTTACATGTGGAGTTATCCCCCCTCTTGTCCAACTTTTACATTCTAGAAATGTTGAGGTTCAGTGCAATACATGTGGTTGTATAACATCTTTGGCTACCTCAG aTTCGAACAAACAGTTGATTGTGAATAACCATGGAATAAGACCATTGATAAATCTGATGAAGTCTACAGATATACGTGTTCAAAGGAATGCCGCTGGAGCTATACTTAACCTCACCCACCTAC aaTCTTACAGAAATGACTTAGTTACCAAAGGTGCTATACCAGTATTAATTGATATTCTACACTCCAGTGATATTGATGTACAGTATTATGTAGCCGCATCTCTCAGTAACCTCGCTGTCAATGACAAACACCGGACTATGATGACCGCCATTGGACATTATGCTGTGATTAAACAACTGGTCAAGTTAATGTCTACTAAAAAGGAACGG gtTAAATGTCAAGCATGTTTTGCTCTCAGGAATATTGCGTCTGATG ATGAGAATCAGATAATTATAGTACAGTTTGGAGCTTTACCACACCTACACAATATAATCAAGTCTAAAGCCTCACATAAAGACACACTTGGTGCTGCTGTGGCCTGTCTCAGGAACCTGTCCATACATAGAGCTAATGAG ataccACTGATTTCAGAAAAGATAATCCCAGATTTACGTCCTATATTATGTGATAGTTCAAACTCAGAAGCTCAGAGGCATGCTGCAGGGACACTCAGGAATCTAGCTGTTGGGGATCACCACAGG ATCATAATAGACAATGATTGTATAGAAGCCATGACATTTGTTCTGATGGACATAGACACAAAACTTACAGTGCTAGCAGAAATTACAGCTGCATTAGCAATACTCACAGATGAAG ATGATGTgaagttaaaaatattacaaCTACACAAtggaaaatgttttacaaagcTTGTTACCATGGCAACCTTATCAAGTCATTCAGATGTGCAATATAATAGTGTTGGTATCCTTGGTCAACTCTCTCTTGTCG CCCTACCAGAATCTCTCAAGATAGAAAACAGGAAAGGTATTCTATTGTATATAGACATGTTCCTTAAATCACCAGATCCAAACTTTATACACGTGGCCCTGTGGACGTTGGTGCAATTACTTAAAG atccATTTTTTCTACAAGCTTTCAGGGAACATGATATAGAACAAGTTATAACAAAAATTCATCAGATCTCATCCCAGCCAACAACCATTGATGAACTTGCTGAAACAGCTCTGAGCATGCTCAGAGGAGAAGGAAGTCCAACTTCCAGTGATGATTGA
- the LOC134691083 gene encoding uncharacterized protein LOC134691083 isoform X2 — translation MEKFDIKIERSKPCVLEEIVDLLKKFLEYCLWCLSCGCYHRPSDSKSFNGNGYEMILLDSEKKAVQNLLHYMELEASGDPVLTEEHIRAMCILTYSDNEELQKSAALCFTEVSERMSAPLTIPIARPLVELLRSRDIQVQKAATLAVSNFCMVGPGQNKDVLVTCGVIPPLVQLLHSRNVEVQCNTCGCITSLATSDSNKQLIVNNHGIRPLINLMKSTDIRVQRNAAGAILNLTHLQSYRNDLVTKGAIPVLIDILHSSDIDVQYYVAASLSNLAVNDKHRTMMTAIGHYAVIKQLVKLMSTKKERVKCQACFALRNIASDDENQIIIVQFGALPHLHNIIKSKASHKDTLGAAVACLRNLSIHRANEIPLISEKIIPDLRPILCDSSNSEAQRHAAGTLRNLAVGDHHRIIIDNDCIEAMTFVLMDIDTKLTVLAEITAALAILTDEDDVKLKILQLHNGKCFTKLVTMATLSSHSDVQYNSVGILGQLSLVALPESLKIENRKGILLYIDMFLKSPDPNFIHVALWTLVQLLKDPFFLQAFREHDIEQVITKIHQISSQPTTIDELAETALSMLRGEGSPTSSDD, via the exons ATGGAAAAGTTTGACATTAAAATAGAGAGGTCTAAACCTTGTGTGTTAGAGGAGATTGTGGACCTACTAAAGAAGTTCCTAGAGTACTGTTTGTGGTGTTTGTCATGTGGATGTTATCACAGACCGTCAGACTCAAAGTCATTCAATGGGAACGGATATGAGATGATTTTATTAGACAGTGAGAAGAAAGCTGTACAGAATCTTCTACATTATATGGAATTAG AAGCCAGTGGTGATCCAGTATTAACAGAGGAACACATCAGAGCCATGTGTATATTAACATACTCAGATAATGAAGAATTACAGAAATCTGCTGCTCTTTGTTTCACAGAAGTCAGTGAAAGAA tgtCAGCACCTCTGACAATACCTATAGCACGGCCCCTGGTGGAGCTACTTAGATCACGTGATATACAAGTACAGAAAGCTGCAACATTGGCTGTCAGTAACTTTTGCATGGTTGGACCAG gtCAGAATAAAGATGTGTTAGTTACATGTGGAGTTATCCCCCCTCTTGTCCAACTTTTACATTCTAGAAATGTTGAGGTTCAGTGCAATACATGTGGTTGTATAACATCTTTGGCTACCTCAG aTTCGAACAAACAGTTGATTGTGAATAACCATGGAATAAGACCATTGATAAATCTGATGAAGTCTACAGATATACGTGTTCAAAGGAATGCCGCTGGAGCTATACTTAACCTCACCCACCTAC aaTCTTACAGAAATGACTTAGTTACCAAAGGTGCTATACCAGTATTAATTGATATTCTACACTCCAGTGATATTGATGTACAGTATTATGTAGCCGCATCTCTCAGTAACCTCGCTGTCAATGACAAACACCGGACTATGATGACCGCCATTGGACATTATGCTGTGATTAAACAACTGGTCAAGTTAATGTCTACTAAAAAGGAACGG gtTAAATGTCAAGCATGTTTTGCTCTCAGGAATATTGCGTCTGATG ATGAGAATCAGATAATTATAGTACAGTTTGGAGCTTTACCACACCTACACAATATAATCAAGTCTAAAGCCTCACATAAAGACACACTTGGTGCTGCTGTGGCCTGTCTCAGGAACCTGTCCATACATAGAGCTAATGAG ataccACTGATTTCAGAAAAGATAATCCCAGATTTACGTCCTATATTATGTGATAGTTCAAACTCAGAAGCTCAGAGGCATGCTGCAGGGACACTCAGGAATCTAGCTGTTGGGGATCACCACAGG ATCATAATAGACAATGATTGTATAGAAGCCATGACATTTGTTCTGATGGACATAGACACAAAACTTACAGTGCTAGCAGAAATTACAGCTGCATTAGCAATACTCACAGATGAAG ATGATGTgaagttaaaaatattacaaCTACACAAtggaaaatgttttacaaagcTTGTTACCATGGCAACCTTATCAAGTCATTCAGATGTGCAATATAATAGTGTTGGTATCCTTGGTCAACTCTCTCTTGTCG CCCTACCAGAATCTCTCAAGATAGAAAACAGGAAAGGTATTCTATTGTATATAGACATGTTCCTTAAATCACCAGATCCAAACTTTATACACGTGGCCCTGTGGACGTTGGTGCAATTACTTAAAG atccATTTTTTCTACAAGCTTTCAGGGAACATGATATAGAACAAGTTATAACAAAAATTCATCAGATCTCATCCCAGCCAACAACCATTGATGAACTTGCTGAAACAGCTCTGAGCATGCTCAGAGGAGAAGGAAGTCCAACTTCCAGTGATGATTGA